CAAAGTGGTTCCCGTCCACTACAAGACAGAATCCAGCGAGGAGGTCGAGTTCGTGCCTATCTTGAAGGACGATCGTGTCCATGAAGAGGACGGACGGTACAATGTCGAAGTGGAAACTGGCAACGGCATCCGTTTATCCCAGTCTGGCACCCCCAACGCTGGCAACGGCGCTGTGAACAAGGCTGGACAGTTCTCGTAAGTATAAACGTTATAGTAGAATCTAATGCATTTAAGAATCTTACATAATGAAATGAAGTAACTGTTTTTTTATTGAATTTCGTTAAGTACACAATTTTCATAATTCCACAGCTACACCGCTCCTGACGGCACACCGGTCAAGCTAACATTCGTTGCCAACGAGTTCGGCTACCAGCCTCAGTCTGACCTCCTGCCAGTGGCTCCCGCgttcccccacccaatccctcagtTCGTGCTGGACCAGATCGCCTTCGCTGCCAAGGAGGACGCCGCTCGTGCTCGTGCCGGCTTGGATTCCTCAGAAGAGGTCGGCACCCGCGCCTTCGTCCCTGCCCCCGCCCCCGCACCCACCCATTACTACGCCCCCCCTCATTTTGACTCCTCAGAAGAGAATTAAGCTCCCACACACCTCCTTTTACGACAGCCGTCAGTAAATGTGGAATTATCCAATATTATTTATTTCGTATGTATTAGAAAGAATAAAGAACTGGATTCCTTAATATCATATTTGTCTTCCCTAATTGATTTAACTTGATAACCTTCTATCCTAAGGAAACGCATGCCGCAAAtaacacataatggttcaactcaTTACGAAATATCAGTTCTTGACAACATACGAACTCATAAGTTTATTTCTCAGTTATCTCTGGGGATCAGAATACAAGAATAATCATGTGCTTCTCAGACTCAGTTGAATTCAACTTTTGGACACCACAGTAGATAAACATTTCCTCACAATTCAGTTTTCGCATTCATACTACGAGCACTAGGGAGTCATATTTTGCTTGCTTTTTAGTCATTCTAAAGACTATCTAATCCTGCTTTTCATCAAGGCACGACACACCTGAGCTTTATAAGATAAGGCTCTCACAAGATGCAGTCGAAGGGGATTCTTCACACAGGAGAAATCTGAAGACTGTTAAGTCCTGGAGAATTTCCCGTCGTCTAGATTTCTTGCTGTGGGGCGAGGTCTCGGACGTCACCACAGACACTAGGTAGTCCCCTGATCGTCTCACGGAGATCTTATATTGATTTACAATCTTCGAAATGTTATGACAAAAACTAAACGTTCGTCTGTTAATTCATGCATAACCATAATCATAAAGTTACTGTTTCTATATTGCTACAATGTGTCCATGTTGTCTAGTTTTTGTTCAAGTTTTTCTTGTGTTATCTCGTTATGGAGGCATCAGTGTATTCATGAACAAGTCTTAAGTCAGATTCTGGATCTCCGAGCATTGTTTTCTTTGCCACGATTTCTCATATTACGATGTGTGATCATCTTTCATATGGCTCTGAGATAGAAACTTAATCATCAACTAAATTTTGTGGCATCATTTGATGGTCGTTAGTCGAGCGTTTCCTGTGCTTCATTTAACACAACAGTAGCATTATGCATGCACTTTGGACTGAGGTgaattttgttatataacaaatcATTCTATGAACAGTTTACTCCAATTTTCGAAACAGAAAAATTCATGCTTGAAATGCTTGAAATTTCTTTGACTGTCGATTAGTAAGTCTAGTctttatacacacataaatatgttATGTTACATGATATGTTATATCATTGTTCTGTGTCATTAACTGTGTATCGTCATTTGTCTTGATACGTTTTGGGATACAATTTGCTCAGCACTATGTTGCTTCACGTGTTATTGAATGTGTAGTGATAAGTGTATTTGGTCACGTTTCTGGACGTCTTGGTAACCAACGAATGTTGTAGAAATCAGAATGGCGTCTACATACCTGCTTTGTGAgtatatgaatcatacataaaacaGTTATGAATAACCCATTTTCTAGCAGCATTcctttacaggcttacaggtgtACACGGGAATTACCTCCCACTCGTATCATATTCAAAATTGATTGATAATTGAATAGACCACATTCaaagttgaaagaaaaataatggtcAAAAGGTTCATATAAAGATGTCAAAATGGATTCTCTTCATTGGTTTTCCTCATTATATTCACACCATTGTATTTGTGCCCAGTTAGTCTTTCCTTTGATAGAAGGAATAGCAATGGGCTATCAACACTTAATAACATTCTAGATAAATCTTACTGATCCATAAATTGTATGGTAGGGATTTGAGGTGCAGATAGAAAGAATTTTATATGTTGTTATCTACTTGATATTCAACTGATAAGCATCTACATTACCGCAATACAATTGTTACTAAGTTCGGCTGCAGTAGTGGGCAGGGGCAGTGACGGAAGGAGGTGTCCTCGACCTCTTCTGAGGAATCCAAGCCGGCGGGGCCAGGGGCGGCGTCCTCCTGAGCAGCGAAAGCGATCTGGTTCAGCACGAACTGGAGGATTGGGTGGGGGAGCTAGGGAGCCACTGGCAGGAGGTCAGATTGGGGTGGTACCCGTTCTCGTCAGCAACAAACTTCACAATGACTGCAGGTGCAGTCAAGAGCAGTGTAGCTGAAGAGGATGATTGGAAGAATAGCTGCACTCTAACTATCTACCTTTAATCCTGTTATAGTGGCTATGTTCACTGTAAAATGAAGATTATCTTCAAATTTTTGATACGAAAACTGTTCATCCCTGACCACAGCGCTCACAGGGTCAGCACTTGGAGAGCTGGATTTGAGACAGGATGATGCTATTGCCAGTCTTCACTTCCTAGTTTACATTCCGGCCTCCTCGTGGACACAATCATCCAGGAGACCATAGATGTACTTGAGGGCGGCGATGGCCACGTTGGCGAAAATTACCTTTGACAGAATCAGTTCTGCATTTCTATGTGTATGTTTAATCACAATACAGCAGGTCAATGTGTACAATGAACATAGCTCAACGAATATAGCACAA
This genomic window from Panulirus ornatus isolate Po-2019 chromosome 69, ASM3632096v1, whole genome shotgun sequence contains:
- the LOC139747534 gene encoding uncharacterized protein; this translates as MKFVILAAVAAVAVAAPQFNYYALPDDSSEEIHVVPVHHNPRPVDSSEEVKVVPVHYKTESSEEVEFVPILKDDRVHEEDGRYNVEVETGNGIRLSQSGTPNAGNGAVNKAGQFSYTAPDGTPVKLTFVANEFGYQPQSDLLPVAPAFPHPIPQFVLDQIAFAAKEDAARARAGLDSSEEVGTRAFVPAPAPAPTHYYAPPHFDSSEEN